The following coding sequences lie in one Gemmatimonadota bacterium genomic window:
- a CDS encoding polysaccharide deacetylase: MKRWTLAVALTALSGGCAPAPGGPAQAATTQGQEGRRLGYEWSEEEVWDAVNAVRAGRDLNPPNWPGGARVAVLLSFDVDNETVQGIRTGDPTIGSLSQGEYGARVALPRIVDLLDRHQIPASFFIPAWSMRVSPQMKDVIQRSGRHEIAIHGWIHELNTTLDAPTEERLLQQAIDYYTELLGERPLGYRAPSWNFSPNTLSILRKLGFLYDSSLMADERPYELVERGEATGLVELPVEWILDDAPLSNPRGNAYAPPRDLMQIWIDEFDKAYEEGTTFTLTMHPHISGHRSRIVALEGLIEHIRSKPGVWWGTHRQAVEWAKQQAGME; encoded by the coding sequence ATGAAGCGATGGACCCTTGCCGTGGCCCTGACCGCGCTGTCCGGAGGATGCGCACCGGCACCTGGTGGGCCGGCGCAGGCGGCCACGACCCAAGGACAAGAAGGCCGCCGACTCGGGTACGAGTGGTCGGAAGAGGAGGTGTGGGACGCGGTGAACGCCGTGCGGGCGGGCCGCGACCTGAATCCGCCGAACTGGCCGGGTGGTGCGCGCGTGGCCGTGCTCCTCTCCTTCGACGTGGACAACGAAACCGTACAGGGGATTCGCACCGGCGACCCCACTATCGGTTCCCTGTCCCAGGGGGAGTATGGCGCGCGCGTCGCCCTGCCCCGCATCGTCGATCTCCTGGACCGCCATCAGATCCCGGCATCGTTCTTCATCCCGGCCTGGAGCATGCGCGTCAGTCCCCAGATGAAGGACGTGATCCAGCGCTCCGGCCGCCACGAGATCGCGATCCACGGCTGGATCCACGAGCTGAACACCACGCTTGACGCTCCCACCGAGGAACGCTTGCTCCAGCAGGCCATCGACTACTACACGGAGCTGCTCGGCGAGCGTCCGCTGGGGTACCGCGCACCGTCCTGGAACTTCAGCCCCAATACACTCTCCATCCTGAGAAAGCTCGGGTTCCTCTACGACTCGTCTCTCATGGCGGACGAGCGGCCCTACGAGCTCGTGGAGAGGGGTGAAGCGACGGGCCTCGTCGAGCTTCCGGTCGAGTGGATCCTGGACGACGCACCCCTCTCCAACCCGCGGGGAAACGCGTACGCCCCCCCACGTGACCTCATGCAGATCTGGATCGACGAGTTCGACAAGGCCTACGAGGAAGGCACCACGTTCACGCTGACCATGCATCCGCATATCAGCGGGCACCGGTCGCGGATCGTGGCGCTGGAAGGCCTGATCGAACACATCCGCTCGAAGCCCGGCGTCTGGTGGGGAACGCACCGCCAGGCGGTGGAGTGGGCCAAGCAGCAGGCGGGCATGGAGTAG
- a CDS encoding M56 family metallopeptidase: MTTTMFMMTSIGIGAVLGVLAWLAERGLRAEGRPGRWAWVAAMALTVAIPFLPRLMPTPDVREAAAALPATALSAERLASLLEGVSSNGIAIWTERVFAALWVGSSVVALLVALVAVARLWRARRHWAEAEIQERRVRLSRRFGPAVVGLVRPDIVLPRSALDLHAQELALVLEHEQQHVRARDPWLLALATVMIIALPWNVALVWQALRLRRAVELDCDQRVLARGAGRRSYADLLVRMAADTPSFPFAFAALSERRSFLRDRLEAMRSGANAMGGYTRVALVVAITAGLVGIFAFAPRFVTVEFSGHRHRLERLKIDTELASQAALEARERAFMEQARAKAALEESLARVQESMGRIELTQERMSERQLRLLQDKLEAQREMLRAQEERLRVEQERLDRLQVELEGRLREADGVDGSEPVARFRFRERVQPRVRLAPDELKLPGIGARFDTEGRPFLYEARESDPRLEFPLPVSTPRTAPSS, encoded by the coding sequence ATGACGACGACGATGTTCATGATGACCTCGATCGGAATCGGGGCTGTGTTGGGTGTGTTGGCGTGGCTCGCCGAGCGGGGGTTGCGTGCGGAAGGGCGGCCGGGGCGCTGGGCGTGGGTCGCGGCCATGGCGCTGACGGTGGCCATTCCCTTCCTGCCCCGCCTGATGCCGACGCCAGATGTGCGAGAGGCCGCGGCGGCCCTGCCCGCGACGGCCTTGAGCGCCGAGCGCCTGGCCTCGCTGCTGGAGGGTGTCTCCAGCAACGGAATCGCGATATGGACCGAGCGCGTGTTCGCGGCCCTCTGGGTGGGGTCGAGCGTGGTCGCGCTCCTGGTGGCGCTCGTCGCGGTGGCGCGCCTGTGGCGGGCCCGGCGGCACTGGGCGGAGGCCGAGATCCAGGAGCGCCGCGTGCGCCTGTCCCGGCGCTTCGGCCCCGCCGTGGTCGGCCTCGTCCGCCCCGACATCGTGTTGCCGCGCTCGGCGCTCGATCTGCACGCACAGGAGCTCGCGCTCGTCCTCGAGCATGAGCAGCAGCACGTGCGTGCCCGGGACCCCTGGCTGCTGGCATTGGCTACCGTGATGATCATCGCCCTGCCGTGGAACGTGGCGCTGGTGTGGCAGGCTCTGCGGTTGCGGCGCGCGGTCGAGCTCGACTGTGATCAGCGTGTCTTGGCCCGCGGCGCAGGCCGCCGCTCCTACGCCGATCTGCTGGTGCGCATGGCGGCCGACACGCCGTCCTTCCCGTTCGCCTTCGCCGCCCTCTCGGAACGCCGCTCGTTTCTGCGCGATCGCTTGGAGGCCATGCGTAGCGGTGCCAACGCCATGGGTGGGTACACCCGCGTCGCGTTGGTGGTAGCCATCACGGCCGGCCTGGTCGGCATCTTCGCGTTCGCACCGCGCTTCGTGACCGTCGAGTTCAGCGGACACCGTCACCGTCTGGAGCGGCTCAAGATCGACACGGAGCTGGCAAGCCAGGCGGCGTTGGAGGCCAGGGAGCGCGCCTTCATGGAGCAGGCGCGCGCGAAGGCGGCGCTCGAGGAGTCCCTGGCACGCGTGCAGGAGTCCATGGGGCGCATCGAGCTCACGCAGGAGCGGATGAGCGAGCGACAGCTCCGCCTGCTTCAGGACAAGCTGGAGGCGCAGCGTGAGATGTTGCGCGCCCAGGAAGAGCGGCTGCGCGTGGAGCAGGAGCGACTGGACCGGCTGCAGGTGGAGTTGGAGGGGCGCCTGCGGGAGGCCGACGGAGTCGATGGGTCCGAGCCCGTTGCACGGTTCCGGTTCCGCGAGCGCGTCCAGCCGCGGGTGCGTCTCGCTCCCGATGAGCTCAAGCTGCCAGGGATCGGCGCCCGCTTCGACACAGAGGGGCGTCCTTTCCTCTACGAAGCCCGTGAGTCGGACCCGCGTCTGGAGTTCCCCCTCCCGGTCTCGACACCGAGAACGGCCCCCTCGTCCTGA
- a CDS encoding BlaI/MecI/CopY family transcriptional regulator — translation MTEHRPIVFTDRELDVMSVLWRLGSGTVAEVREEMGDVGYTTVLKILQILEEKGHVAHDAEGRAYRYRPLVAPEDAGTRALSRILNKVFHGSLDLMVARLVSDRDLTADEIQKLREIVDDLEPGTPPTDGGGEER, via the coding sequence GTGACCGAGCACCGACCCATCGTGTTCACGGACCGGGAGCTGGACGTGATGAGCGTCCTCTGGCGGCTCGGCTCTGGAACCGTGGCCGAGGTTCGCGAGGAAATGGGCGACGTGGGCTACACCACGGTGCTCAAGATCCTCCAGATCCTCGAGGAGAAGGGCCACGTCGCCCACGACGCCGAGGGGCGGGCCTATCGTTACCGGCCCCTGGTGGCACCCGAAGACGCGGGGACGCGAGCGCTCTCCCGCATCCTGAACAAGGTCTTTCACGGCTCACTCGATTTGATGGTGGCGCGTCTGGTCTCCGACCGTGATCTGACGGCGGACGAGATCCAGAAGCTGCGCGAGATCGTGGACGACCTGGAACCCGGCACACCGCCGACCGACGGAGGGGGGGAGGAGCGATGA
- a CDS encoding prephenate dehydrogenase/arogenate dehydrogenase family protein, translating into MRAPVTLVGYGRFGRALAGLLLEAGNEVVALDPEAEIPAGLVPGEGRVPFAPGCTVFLCVPVISFGEVLRGLRPRLDGADLVIDVSSVRTPMEAAMAETLGRAVSWVGTHPLFGPSSIALGERPLRVVVCPNPLHPDAASKAAALYRSLGCEVIEEETEAHDRGMAYTHALAFFLAKGMLDIEAVERSRFVPPSFRAMLRTIDSVRSDAGHLFYAIERMNPFADEARAELLDALARLHDELAATDPATYRTAGGFAIPDLGQAAPELRETRDLIDELDRELIRMLARRAELARRAGRIKGGRSLPVRDPARERSLLDARRTWAESEQLDPGAVARIFEAVLSLARGVQTPGADAS; encoded by the coding sequence ATGCGAGCACCTGTCACGTTGGTCGGCTATGGGCGCTTCGGGCGCGCGCTGGCGGGACTTCTTCTCGAGGCGGGAAACGAGGTGGTAGCCCTCGACCCGGAGGCCGAGATCCCGGCCGGGCTCGTGCCGGGCGAGGGGCGCGTGCCGTTCGCACCGGGGTGCACCGTCTTTCTCTGCGTTCCCGTGATCTCCTTCGGCGAGGTGTTGCGTGGGCTTCGCCCGCGGCTCGACGGCGCCGATCTGGTGATCGACGTGAGCAGCGTGCGGACACCCATGGAGGCAGCCATGGCGGAGACGCTCGGGAGAGCGGTCTCGTGGGTCGGCACCCATCCGCTGTTCGGCCCCTCGTCGATCGCGTTGGGAGAACGGCCGCTACGGGTGGTGGTCTGTCCCAACCCGCTGCATCCGGATGCGGCCTCCAAGGCGGCAGCGCTCTACCGCTCCTTGGGCTGTGAGGTGATCGAAGAGGAGACCGAAGCTCACGATCGCGGCATGGCCTACACCCATGCGCTCGCGTTCTTCCTGGCCAAGGGTATGCTCGACATCGAAGCCGTCGAGCGTTCGCGCTTCGTACCTCCGTCCTTTCGCGCCATGCTCCGCACCATCGACTCCGTGCGGTCGGACGCCGGGCACCTCTTCTACGCCATCGAGCGCATGAACCCCTTCGCGGACGAGGCGCGCGCCGAGCTCCTGGATGCGCTCGCCCGGCTGCACGACGAGCTGGCCGCCACCGATCCCGCTACCTACCGCACCGCGGGAGGCTTCGCGATTCCGGACCTCGGCCAAGCGGCGCCCGAGCTTCGCGAGACGCGGGACCTGATCGACGAATTGGACCGCGAGCTCATTCGCATGCTGGCGCGACGGGCGGAACTCGCTCGCCGAGCGGGGCGCATCAAGGGCGGGCGGAGCCTCCCGGTGCGGGATCCGGCCCGCGAGCGGTCGCTCCTCGACGCGCGCCGCACCTGGGCGGAGAGCGAGCAGCTCGACCCCGGGGCGGTGGCCCGCATCTTCGAGGCGGTGCTTTCGCTGGCGCGCGGGGTCCAGACGCCGGGAGCCGACGCCTCCTGA
- a CDS encoding 3-deoxy-7-phosphoheptulonate synthase, with product MAFKIRDEHVRGAQPLPSPAQLASELPVPEAVETHIAASRACVRALLSGDDPRALVVVGPCSVDDPDSALEYAHRLRKVADDVADALFVVMRVYFEKPRTTIGWKGLISDPHLDDSGDLATGIRTARRLLLDVAALGLPAATEFLEPVVPQYIAELVSWAAIGARTTESPTHRQLASGLSMPVGFKNGTDGSLQIALDAMVAASYPHHFLGVDHEGRIAVIETTGNPDRHLILRGGNRPNYDAGSIADAVTALRDRSLPDVILIDCAHGNSRKNARKQAAIATELADRRAGGETAILGWMVESYLQEGRQDLGKDPTQRVRGLSLTDPCLGWTETEIMLRETAARLRAGRAAPSL from the coding sequence ATGGCCTTCAAGATCCGCGACGAACACGTCCGGGGAGCCCAACCGCTCCCCAGCCCAGCCCAGCTCGCTTCCGAGCTTCCCGTACCAGAGGCCGTCGAGACCCACATCGCCGCCAGCCGCGCGTGCGTGCGCGCGCTGCTGTCCGGGGACGACCCCCGTGCTCTGGTCGTGGTCGGCCCCTGCTCGGTGGACGACCCCGACTCGGCTCTCGAATACGCCCACCGACTGCGGAAGGTCGCGGACGACGTGGCCGACGCCCTGTTCGTGGTCATGCGCGTCTACTTCGAGAAGCCCCGCACCACCATCGGATGGAAGGGTCTGATCAGCGATCCGCATCTCGATGACAGCGGCGACCTGGCCACCGGAATCCGCACGGCGCGCAGGCTCCTCCTGGACGTGGCCGCCCTCGGGCTCCCAGCAGCCACCGAGTTTCTGGAGCCGGTGGTCCCGCAGTACATCGCGGAGTTGGTGTCGTGGGCCGCCATCGGTGCACGCACCACCGAATCGCCGACCCACCGACAGCTCGCCTCCGGGCTCTCGATGCCGGTCGGCTTCAAGAACGGGACGGACGGCAGCTTGCAGATCGCTCTGGACGCGATGGTGGCCGCCAGCTACCCGCATCACTTCCTGGGGGTCGACCACGAGGGACGCATCGCCGTGATCGAGACCACGGGCAACCCGGACCGCCACCTGATCCTGCGCGGAGGCAACCGACCCAACTACGACGCCGGATCCATTGCGGACGCGGTGACGGCGCTCCGCGACCGCTCCCTGCCCGACGTGATCCTGATCGACTGCGCCCACGGCAACTCACGCAAGAACGCGCGCAAGCAAGCGGCCATTGCCACCGAGCTGGCGGACCGCCGGGCGGGCGGGGAGACGGCCATCCTGGGGTGGATGGTGGAGAGCTACCTGCAGGAGGGCCGTCAGGACCTGGGAAAGGACCCCACGCAACGCGTGCGAGGGCTGTCGCTCACCGATCCCTGCCTGGGCTGGACGGAGACCGAGATCATGCTGCGCGAAACCGCGGCGCGGCTCCGCGCCGGCCGAGCAGCACCGTCCCTCTGA
- a CDS encoding reductive dehalogenase domain-containing protein, with protein sequence MRLLIVPAVAGLLWVVHDRGGAGGAHAQAIRGLWGAARDGQVLPVSSQDLPTDDVVRHPPVGPTGSPPSGPDSTRDLEAGFDILPEFERFPQRMDVFSRSFWDPTVQSPRTARFYETYRTPLQSWRAVDGYTQRDYALRNAAWHVPDIFAELKESEDRREGFLDSFSVHREGPGVRLEVEDVDALTREVKQAARVYGADLVGIAPYDPRWVYHSSYSRASDGEKPIDLPGDVTAVIVIAQAMDYDLLRTVPSALSGTATGVGYARDTVVLLSLAQFIRNLGYDAVASMNDTALAIPYAIQAGLGEYGKNGLLITPEFGPRVRLGKVFTTLPLRFDRPRSFGVRQTCQRCRACVDACPSKAIPGGEPTAERHNESNLRGVRKWSVDGVKCFTFWANQNTDCSICVRVCPYNRDYRRWYNRLWARLLRTPLRGWMLKLDRWTGRGERVTPAEWWRRVRAKG encoded by the coding sequence GTGCGACTCCTGATCGTTCCGGCGGTGGCCGGACTCCTGTGGGTGGTCCATGATAGAGGGGGCGCGGGCGGCGCGCACGCGCAGGCCATCCGAGGCTTGTGGGGTGCCGCCAGGGATGGCCAGGTTCTTCCCGTGTCCAGCCAAGACCTTCCGACCGACGACGTCGTTCGCCATCCGCCGGTGGGCCCAACGGGTTCGCCTCCGTCCGGTCCGGACAGCACCCGGGACCTCGAGGCCGGCTTCGACATCCTGCCCGAGTTCGAACGCTTTCCCCAGCGCATGGACGTGTTCTCCCGCTCCTTCTGGGACCCTACGGTTCAATCCCCGCGCACGGCGCGCTTCTACGAGACCTACCGGACCCCGCTACAAAGCTGGCGCGCGGTCGACGGCTACACCCAGCGTGACTACGCGCTGCGTAACGCCGCCTGGCACGTGCCCGACATCTTTGCGGAGCTGAAGGAGTCGGAGGACCGCCGGGAAGGATTCCTGGATTCCTTCAGCGTGCACCGTGAGGGCCCAGGCGTGCGGCTGGAGGTGGAGGACGTGGACGCGCTCACCCGCGAGGTGAAGCAGGCGGCCCGCGTCTACGGAGCGGATCTGGTGGGCATCGCGCCCTACGATCCGCGCTGGGTCTATCACTCCTCCTACAGCCGCGCCTCCGACGGGGAGAAGCCCATCGACCTGCCGGGCGACGTCACGGCGGTCATCGTGATCGCGCAGGCCATGGACTACGACCTTCTGCGCACGGTTCCTTCGGCCCTCTCGGGTACGGCAACTGGCGTCGGGTACGCGCGCGACACGGTCGTGCTGCTGTCGCTGGCGCAGTTCATTCGCAATCTCGGCTATGACGCGGTGGCCAGCATGAACGACACTGCCCTGGCCATTCCCTATGCGATCCAGGCCGGCCTGGGCGAATACGGCAAGAACGGGCTGCTCATCACTCCGGAGTTCGGACCGCGGGTACGGCTGGGGAAGGTCTTCACCACACTGCCTCTGCGCTTCGACCGGCCTCGCAGCTTCGGGGTGCGGCAGACGTGTCAGCGGTGCCGCGCGTGCGTGGACGCCTGCCCGTCCAAGGCCATTCCTGGCGGGGAGCCCACGGCGGAGCGGCACAACGAGTCCAATCTGCGCGGTGTGCGCAAATGGTCGGTCGACGGCGTGAAGTGCTTCACCTTCTGGGCCAACCAGAACACGGACTGCTCCATCTGCGTGCGCGTCTGCCCCTACAACCGAGACTATCGACGTTGGTACAACCGGCTGTGGGCCCGTCTGCTGCGGACGCCGCTCCGGGGATGGATGCTCAAGCTCGATCGGTGGACGGGCAGGGGAGAGCGAGTCACCCCCGCCGAATGGTGGCGTCGCGTGCGCGCCAAGGGCTGA
- a CDS encoding peptidase dimerization domain-containing protein, whose translation MSFVRVAILAGLTLSAAAPTPLRAQTTPTEMQAASRVLEQIEALQKRIDPTGQASRMVGRSDRLRDGVMNGAGAWWDREMQALSDHIGRTPEVGWNEHAAVDTLVKVLRARGFTVEVGVAGLETAFAATWDSPGGTDGPTLGLIGEYDALRDIDGPFHGDQHNAQSPVALSAAFALQDFMTERRTPGRIKVFGTPAEEVGPPAKTIMYEAGVFDGTDLLVRSHSSTETARARAGFGVCCLNINEVKYTFTGRPAHQLTSWNGRNALEAAVRFYTAVDGLRSTFRPEASIQGVIPEGGVAPNVVPARAVVDYYIRYPDEVYLEHITRMMDDAARGAALATGTEVTIDRYGEYRDGVTLGSLEELYWAYASKLGAPEMNEVPQRPAGYEETGFLTRDIPGIGVSVFSSRGTYHTKEMEADAFTDVGHGGFRMDAQIMAGIVYDYLTNEAFRTRVAEEHAELKGLLAEYHRRLREVYAPETGPVSDANP comes from the coding sequence ATGTCGTTTGTCCGCGTTGCCATCCTCGCAGGGCTCACGCTGAGCGCGGCCGCGCCCACGCCGCTTCGTGCCCAAACCACACCCACCGAGATGCAGGCAGCGTCTCGTGTGCTCGAGCAGATCGAAGCGCTGCAGAAGCGGATCGACCCCACCGGGCAAGCCAGCCGCATGGTGGGGCGCTCCGATCGGCTTCGCGACGGCGTCATGAATGGCGCGGGCGCGTGGTGGGACCGGGAGATGCAGGCGCTCTCCGACCACATCGGTCGCACTCCCGAGGTGGGTTGGAACGAGCATGCCGCCGTCGACACCCTCGTCAAGGTGCTCCGCGCACGAGGCTTCACGGTCGAGGTGGGCGTGGCCGGCCTGGAGACAGCCTTCGCGGCCACCTGGGACTCCCCGGGTGGGACCGACGGCCCCACCCTGGGCCTGATCGGGGAATACGACGCGCTGCGCGACATCGACGGCCCCTTCCACGGAGATCAGCACAACGCCCAGTCGCCCGTGGCCCTGTCCGCCGCCTTCGCGCTGCAGGACTTCATGACGGAACGCCGGACCCCGGGACGCATCAAGGTGTTCGGCACCCCGGCCGAGGAGGTAGGCCCGCCCGCCAAGACCATCATGTACGAGGCGGGCGTCTTCGACGGCACTGACCTGTTGGTGCGAAGCCACTCTTCCACCGAGACCGCTCGGGCCCGCGCCGGCTTCGGGGTCTGCTGCCTCAACATCAACGAGGTGAAGTACACGTTCACCGGGCGTCCGGCCCACCAGTTGACGTCCTGGAACGGGCGCAACGCGCTCGAAGCCGCAGTCCGCTTCTACACCGCGGTCGACGGACTGCGCTCGACCTTCCGGCCGGAGGCATCCATTCAGGGTGTGATCCCCGAAGGAGGCGTCGCGCCCAATGTGGTGCCGGCCCGGGCCGTGGTGGACTACTACATCCGCTATCCCGACGAGGTCTACCTCGAGCACATCACGCGCATGATGGACGACGCCGCGCGCGGCGCCGCGCTCGCGACCGGCACGGAAGTGACCATCGATCGCTACGGCGAATACCGGGACGGCGTGACCTTGGGCTCCCTGGAAGAGCTCTATTGGGCCTACGCCAGCAAGCTCGGGGCTCCGGAGATGAACGAGGTGCCGCAGCGACCCGCAGGCTATGAAGAGACCGGCTTCCTGACCCGCGACATCCCCGGCATCGGTGTCAGCGTGTTCAGCTCGCGTGGTACCTACCACACCAAGGAGATGGAGGCGGATGCCTTCACCGACGTCGGACACGGTGGGTTCCGCATGGACGCGCAGATCATGGCCGGCATCGTCTACGACTATCTCACCAACGAAGCCTTCCGCACCCGCGTGGCGGAGGAGCATGCCGAGCTCAAGGGTCTGCTCGCCGAGTACCATCGACGTTTGCGCGAAGTCTACGCGCCGGAGACCGGCCCCGTGTCGGACGCCAACCCATGA